The Dunckerocampus dactyliophorus isolate RoL2022-P2 chromosome 13, RoL_Ddac_1.1, whole genome shotgun sequence genome window below encodes:
- the ankrd9 gene encoding ankyrin repeat domain-containing protein 9, translating to MDAVGGLLMAYKCLKAGGTVDRQSHRVPTGGTSVVSCDVMPWLLSSPPVAASSSPSQRHCERTAFAFYCAVREQLPVWLLEDMRSMEVFFWEDGRPRSFSPADALMYALVHDHRDYARYLLSSFSVNALHAPRCNVCRSSGAAHLHIAVRYNRHAILGLIVDALRDLAPDGWRREYLDSCGGCAHAADAGKTAVQLAVELSRVDCLLLLLLHGAQPQGLDAALLRLGGAPAGDRNDARRCLDLLLLFVAEPLSVRPLQDEQQRWQNLLGNDVFSWLSGQAPPPLLHQALRTLARSVPGQIRQLPAFLRPHGEMGPDVPLPWKQSDT from the coding sequence ATGGACGCGGTGGGCGGGCTGTTGATGGCCTATAAATGTCTTAAAGCTGGAGGGACAGTGGACAGACAGTCCCACAGGGTCCCCACTGGAGGGACGTCTGTGGTGAGCTGTGACGTCATGCCTTGGTTGCTGTCGTCTCCGCCGGTAGCCGCGTCCTCGTCGCCATCTCAGCGGCATTGTGAGCGGACCGCCTTCGCCTTCTACTGCGCTGTGCGCGAGCAACTTCCGGTATGGCTGCTGGAGGACATGCGCAGTATGGAGGTGTTCTTCTGGGAGGACGGCCGTCCGCGCTCCTTCTCTCCTGCCGACGCGCTGATGTACGCGCTGGTGCACGACCACCGGGACTACGCACGGTACCTGCTCAGCAGCTTCTCCGTGAACGCGCTTCACGCGCCGCGCTGCAACGTGTGCCGCAGCAGCGGCGCGGCGCACCTGCACATCGCGGTGCGCTACAACCGCCACGCCATCCTTGGCCTGATAGTTGACGCGCTGAGGGACTTGGCGCCAGACGGCTGGCGGCGGGAATACCTCGACAGCTGCGGCGGGTGCGCGCACGCAGCCGACGCGGGAAAGACAGCGGTTCAGCTGGCTGTGGAGCTGTCGCGTGTGGACtgtctgctgctgcttctcctgCACGGCGCGCAGCCTCAAGGTCTGGATGCAGCACTGCTGAGACTCGGCGGCGCGCCCGCTGGGGATCGAAATGACGCGCGTCGATGCCTCGACCTGTTGCTGCTTTTCGTGGCAGAACCGCTGTCAGTTCGCCCCCTGCAGGACGAGCAGCAGCGCTGGCAAAACCTGCTAGGCAATGACGTGTTCAGCTGGCTGAGCGGTCAGGCCCCGCCCCCTCTTCTGCACCAGGCTCTTAGGACATTAGCCCGGTCTGTCCCGGGTCAAATCAGGCAGTTGCCAGCTTTCCTGCGGCCACACGGCGAGATGGGACCAGACGTTccgttgccatggaaacagagTGACACATGA
- the traf3 gene encoding TNF receptor-associated factor 3 isoform X1 — MSAGRSVDRREVQVPLQQVAPSLVLPLSAAPPITPPPTRPANPWPPSDSSQGVAAGFLPLHGGFTDHFIESPEEKYLCESCRLVLCQPRQTECGHRFCQSCITDILSRPNPVCPADMEPLFSNKIFRDVCCHREIMALKVCCRCENKGCQEQMSLQQIPEHLTVCPFFEVPCPLGKCKERMMRKEIPDHLSWKCKHREATCDFCMTKMPLTDLQKHQETVCPAFPVSCPNLCSFSSLPRRELASHQHECPKAQVSCPFHRYGCSYKGLNQDVRQHETTFAAEHLKMMRVNNVSLEGKVDEVKGELMDKCKVLPVLSTRLCEVENQNNELREKNRHMEQKVASMQKLMSSHSEKLLEVELELRSLTLLRDELDKLRLSLDNVRSRLNTVEQGGRSGSGTLTLASLETQLHRHGDMLSVHDIRLADMDLRFQVLETASYNGTLIWKIRDYKRRKQEAVAAKTLSLYSQPFYTGYFGYKMCARVYLNGDGMGKGTHLSLFFVVMRGEYDALLPWPFKQKVTLMLMDQGASRKHLGDAFKPDPNSSSFRRPAAEMNIASGCPLFVSQSVLESGSYIKDDTIFIKVTVDTSDLPDP; from the exons ATGTCAGCTGGACGCAGTGTTGACAGGAGGGAGGTGCAAGTTCCCCTCCAGCAGGTGGCACCCTCTCTTGTTCTGCCCCTGTCTGCAGCCCCTCCCATCACCCCGCCTCCCACCCGACCAGCCAATCCCTGGCCCCCGAGCGACTCTTCACAAG GTGTCGCTGCGGGTTTCCTGCCGCTTCATGGTGGCTTCACGGATCACTTTATTGAAAGTCCTGAGGAAAAGTATTTGTGCGAGTCCTGCAGGCTGGTCCTGTGTCAGCCTCGCCAGACCGAGTGTGGACATCGCTTCTGTCAGAGCTGCATCACTGACATCCTCAG TCGTCCCAACCCTGTGTGCCCAGCTGACATGGAGCCACTGTTCAGTAACAAG ATCTTTCGAGATGTTTGCTGCCATCGCGAAATCATGGCCCTGAAGGTTTGCTGTCGCTGTGAAAACAAAGGCTGTCAGGAGCAGATGAGTCTGCAGCAGATACCC GAGCACCTCACCGTGTGTCCGTTCTTTGAGGTGCCTTGTCCGCTGGGGAAATGCAAAGAGAGAATGATGAGGAAAGAAATTCCTGACCACCTGAGCTGGAAATGCAAACACAGAGAGGCCACATGCGACTTTTGTATGACCAAGATGCCGCTCACCGACCTACAG AAACATCAAGAGACGGTGTGTCCGGCGTTCCCCGTGTCTTGCCCTAACCTCTGCTCCTTCTCCTCGCTGCCACGGCGCGAG CTGGCCAGTCACCAACACGAATGTCCCAAAGCTCAGGTGAGCTGTCCGTTTCATCGCTACGGCTGCTCCTACAAA GGATTGAATCAGGACGTCAGACAACACGAGACCACTTTTGCAGCCGAGCACCTGAAAATGATGCGGGTGAATAACGTTTCCTTGGAGGGCAAG GTGGATGAGGTCAAAGGTGAGTTGATGGACAAGTGTAAAGTTCTACCTGTCCTCAGCACTCGTCTGTGCGAAGTGGAAAACCAGAACAACGAGCTGAGAGAGAAGAATCGACACATGGAGCAGAAAGTGGCCTCCATGCAG AAGCTGATGAGCTCTCATTCAGAGAAGCTTTTGGAGGTGGAGCTTGAGCTTCGTTCTCTCACTTTGCTCAGAGATGAGCTGGACAAACTCCGCCTATCTCTGGACAATGTCCGCAGCAGACTCAACACTGTGGAACAAGGAGGACGCTCCGGCAGTGGAACGCTTACTTTAG CCTCTCTAGAGACGCAACTGCATCGCCATGGCGACATGCTGAGCGTGCACGACATCCGACTGGCCGACATGGACCTGCGTTTCCAGGTGCTGGAGACGGCGAGCTACAACGGGACGCTTATCTGGAAGATCCGTGACTACAAGAGACGGAAACAGGAAGCAGTGGCTGCAAAGACGCTGTCATTGTATTCACAGCCGTTCTATACGGGATATTTTGGCTATAAAATGTGCGCACGCGTCTACCTGAACGGAGACGGCATGGGCAAGGGGACGCACCTGTCGCTCTTCTTCGTGGTGATGAGGGGCGAGTATGATGCTCTGCTGCCTTGGCCCTTCAAACAGAAG GTGACTCTCATGCTGATGGACCAGGGTGCGTCTCGGAAGCACCTGGGAGACGCCTTCAAGCCCGACCCAAACAGCAGCAGTTTCAGACGTCCTGCTGCAGAGATGAACATCGCCTCCGGATGTCCTCTTTTCGTGTCCCAGAGTGTCCTGGAGTCTGGCAGTTACATCAAGGACGACACCATTTTCATCAAG GTTACCGTGGATACATCCGACCTTCCTGATCCGTGA
- the rcor1 gene encoding REST corepressor 1: MPAMLDRTSEVVGKRRSRGAGAAVSIGGKTVSGNGSSSRNGWEDGSSASSSDEEHGRGGMRVGPQYQAVVPDFDPEVARTCQLSDSVDMLVWTPSSGVHNQLDEYITIAKDKHGYNMEQALGMLFWHQHNVEKSLADLPNFTPFPDEWTVEDRVLFEQAFSFHGKSFRRIQQMLPDKSMASLVRFYYSWKKSRTRTSLMDRQHRKVKRDRDNSDDESRGNGASDLESTQVKDVSKELTSGSDRSQMKSGAGLKSAGFKASHRAKKRPPRGMFLKQDDVVSLSSTCAHGVLRQLDAQLMAAKRHVQSIKQANSCLKEKLKCGVDEFRQDEVSWKTNGRWSTDEQLLAVQAIRKYGRDFQAISDVIGNKSVVQVKNFLVNYRRRFNLDEVLQEWEAEKGLEGGDGSESNKMEAGPSDEDVSIDVAHADGSSDL; this comes from the exons ATGCCGGCAATGCTTGACAGAACCTCGGAGGTTGTAGGGAAGAGGCGAAGCAGGGGGGCCGGAGCAGCAGTCAGCATCGGGGGGAAGACCGTGTCCGGTAATGGAAGCAGCAGTAGAAACGGCTGGGAAGATGGAAGTTCGGCTTCCAGCAGTGATGAGGAACATG GTAGAGGGGGGATGCGGGTCGGACCCCAGTACCAAGCGGTGGTTCCGGACTTTGACCCCG AGGTGGCGAGGACGTGTCAGCTGTCAGACAGTGTGGACATGTTGGTGTGGACGCCCAGCAGTGGTGTACACAATCAAT TGGATGAATACATCACCATTGCTAAAGACAAGCACGGATACAACATGGAACAG GCTTTAgggatgttgttttggcatcaACACAACGTTGAAAAGTCGTTGGCTGACCTTCCAAACTTCACACCGTTTCCTGACGAGTGGACTGTGGAGGACCGGGTTCTGTTTGAGCAGGCCTTCAGCTTCCATGGGAAGAGTTTTCGTCGCATCCAGCAGATG CTGCCTGACAAGTCCATGGCCAGCCTGGTCCGCTTTTACTACTCGTGGAAAAAAAGTCGCACTAGAACCAGTCTCATGGATCGACAACACCGCAAAGTCAAGCGGGACAGAGACAACAG tgatGATGAGAGTCGTGGAAATGGTGCGAGTGATTTGGAGTCCACTCAAGTCAAAGACGTCTCCAAGGAG ttgaCTTCTGGATCAGATCGGTCACAGATGAAAAGTGGTGCTGGACTAAAA TCAGCAGGCTTCAAAGCGTCCCACAGGGCCAAGAAACGTCCGCCCAGAGGAATGTTCCTGAAGCAGGACGATGTCGTCTCACTGTCATCCACGTGTGCTCATGGTGTCCTACGACAGCTTGATGCTCAACTCATGGCCGCCAAGAGACAC gTCCAGAGCATCAAACAGGCTAACAGTTGTCTGAAGGAGAAGCTGAAGTGTGGCGTGGATGAGTTCAGACAAGATGAG GTGAGCTGGAAGACGAACGGTCGCTGGAGCACAGACGAGCAGCTCCTGGCTGTTCAAG CCATCAGGAAATATGGGCGGGACTTCCAGGCCATCTCAGATGTGATTGGCAACAAGTCAGTGGTCCAAGTAAAGAACTTCCTAGTCAACTACAGACGCAGGTTTAACCTGGACGAAGTTCTTCAGGAGTGGGAGGCAGAAAAGGGGTTGGAGGGCGGAGATGGCTCAGAGAGCAACAAAATGGAGGCCGGTCCATCAGACGAGGATGTGTCCATCG ATGTTGCCCATGCTGATGGATcctctgacctttga
- the traf3 gene encoding TNF receptor-associated factor 3 isoform X2, producing the protein MSAGRSVDRREVQVPLQQVAPSLVLPLSAAPPITPPPTRPANPWPPSDSSQGVAAGFLPLHGGFTDHFIESPEEKYLCESCRLVLCQPRQTECGHRFCQSCITDILSRPNPVCPADMEPLFSNKIFRDVCCHREIMALKVCCRCENKGCQEQMSLQQIPEHLTVCPFFEVPCPLGKCKERMMRKEIPDHLSWKCKHREATCDFCMTKMPLTDLQLASHQHECPKAQVSCPFHRYGCSYKGLNQDVRQHETTFAAEHLKMMRVNNVSLEGKVDEVKGELMDKCKVLPVLSTRLCEVENQNNELREKNRHMEQKVASMQKLMSSHSEKLLEVELELRSLTLLRDELDKLRLSLDNVRSRLNTVEQGGRSGSGTLTLASLETQLHRHGDMLSVHDIRLADMDLRFQVLETASYNGTLIWKIRDYKRRKQEAVAAKTLSLYSQPFYTGYFGYKMCARVYLNGDGMGKGTHLSLFFVVMRGEYDALLPWPFKQKVTLMLMDQGASRKHLGDAFKPDPNSSSFRRPAAEMNIASGCPLFVSQSVLESGSYIKDDTIFIKVTVDTSDLPDP; encoded by the exons ATGTCAGCTGGACGCAGTGTTGACAGGAGGGAGGTGCAAGTTCCCCTCCAGCAGGTGGCACCCTCTCTTGTTCTGCCCCTGTCTGCAGCCCCTCCCATCACCCCGCCTCCCACCCGACCAGCCAATCCCTGGCCCCCGAGCGACTCTTCACAAG GTGTCGCTGCGGGTTTCCTGCCGCTTCATGGTGGCTTCACGGATCACTTTATTGAAAGTCCTGAGGAAAAGTATTTGTGCGAGTCCTGCAGGCTGGTCCTGTGTCAGCCTCGCCAGACCGAGTGTGGACATCGCTTCTGTCAGAGCTGCATCACTGACATCCTCAG TCGTCCCAACCCTGTGTGCCCAGCTGACATGGAGCCACTGTTCAGTAACAAG ATCTTTCGAGATGTTTGCTGCCATCGCGAAATCATGGCCCTGAAGGTTTGCTGTCGCTGTGAAAACAAAGGCTGTCAGGAGCAGATGAGTCTGCAGCAGATACCC GAGCACCTCACCGTGTGTCCGTTCTTTGAGGTGCCTTGTCCGCTGGGGAAATGCAAAGAGAGAATGATGAGGAAAGAAATTCCTGACCACCTGAGCTGGAAATGCAAACACAGAGAGGCCACATGCGACTTTTGTATGACCAAGATGCCGCTCACCGACCTACAG CTGGCCAGTCACCAACACGAATGTCCCAAAGCTCAGGTGAGCTGTCCGTTTCATCGCTACGGCTGCTCCTACAAA GGATTGAATCAGGACGTCAGACAACACGAGACCACTTTTGCAGCCGAGCACCTGAAAATGATGCGGGTGAATAACGTTTCCTTGGAGGGCAAG GTGGATGAGGTCAAAGGTGAGTTGATGGACAAGTGTAAAGTTCTACCTGTCCTCAGCACTCGTCTGTGCGAAGTGGAAAACCAGAACAACGAGCTGAGAGAGAAGAATCGACACATGGAGCAGAAAGTGGCCTCCATGCAG AAGCTGATGAGCTCTCATTCAGAGAAGCTTTTGGAGGTGGAGCTTGAGCTTCGTTCTCTCACTTTGCTCAGAGATGAGCTGGACAAACTCCGCCTATCTCTGGACAATGTCCGCAGCAGACTCAACACTGTGGAACAAGGAGGACGCTCCGGCAGTGGAACGCTTACTTTAG CCTCTCTAGAGACGCAACTGCATCGCCATGGCGACATGCTGAGCGTGCACGACATCCGACTGGCCGACATGGACCTGCGTTTCCAGGTGCTGGAGACGGCGAGCTACAACGGGACGCTTATCTGGAAGATCCGTGACTACAAGAGACGGAAACAGGAAGCAGTGGCTGCAAAGACGCTGTCATTGTATTCACAGCCGTTCTATACGGGATATTTTGGCTATAAAATGTGCGCACGCGTCTACCTGAACGGAGACGGCATGGGCAAGGGGACGCACCTGTCGCTCTTCTTCGTGGTGATGAGGGGCGAGTATGATGCTCTGCTGCCTTGGCCCTTCAAACAGAAG GTGACTCTCATGCTGATGGACCAGGGTGCGTCTCGGAAGCACCTGGGAGACGCCTTCAAGCCCGACCCAAACAGCAGCAGTTTCAGACGTCCTGCTGCAGAGATGAACATCGCCTCCGGATGTCCTCTTTTCGTGTCCCAGAGTGTCCTGGAGTCTGGCAGTTACATCAAGGACGACACCATTTTCATCAAG GTTACCGTGGATACATCCGACCTTCCTGATCCGTGA